The region CCGACCGCGTGGAAGGCTTCGCCGGCGGCGCCGACGACTATCTGGTCAAGCCGTTTTCGATGGACGAGCTGATTGCGCGCATCGGCGCCATCGGCCGGCGCGGCGGCGCGATCCGGCCGAGCACGATCCGCATCGCCGACCTGGAGATCGACCTGGGCCGGCGCGAGGCGCGCCGCGCCGGCATCGCGCTGCCGCTGCGGCCGAAGGAGTTCGCGCTGCTGCAACTGCTGGCCGAACGCGCAGGCCAGGCGGTGCCGCGCCAGGACATCCTCGCCGCGTGCTGGGGCGAGGAGCAG is a window of Salifodinibacter halophilus DNA encoding:
- a CDS encoding response regulator transcription factor, which encodes DRVEGFAGGADDYLVKPFSMDELIARIGAIGRRGGAIRPSTIRIADLEIDLGRREARRAGIALPLRPKEFALLQLLAERAGQAVPRQDILAACWGEEQ